A window of Brachionichthys hirsutus isolate HB-005 unplaced genomic scaffold, CSIRO-AGI_Bhir_v1 contig_1427, whole genome shotgun sequence genomic DNA:
GGCTGAGCcaacacaaatgtcaaaaatacTACTGTTATTCGTCATTATGATAAAACAGTAAAACTcgctgaaaatgtaaaaacaagcaAATTAAAGAGGCCAAAACTTAGACGCAAAGTTTCAGTGCCACAAATATGAAAAAGGCCTTAAAGAAACCTTAAATGTCCTATAACCCTTTACAGGTCATAGTAAAATAGTGATTTatgttagtggaggttgctctGATATCTGTGTCAAAAGACTGAGCAGCTTTTAAAGTGTCAGTTTCATCTTTTAGATTTGAGGTTCTGAAACTTAACTGTCACCTTTCCAGTACAGTTTGCAGCTTTCTTTGAAACAACAGCTCACCCGGTTTAAATCAATGAACTCCATTCTTGGTTTAaatcatgttattttttttctttctcccagaTTGCAATGCAGTTTACAGCATGTACAGTGTGGGCGTGAGACATGTCagtttatgaaaataaaatattttatatggtgaaattgaaatgtttaaatgatCAGCCTGAATATGGCCAGTCTTCCATATAGAGGTTATTCCtgaatatgatgatgaatatatttataagatagaatgttagagcagtacaaatacagtcaaacaatataatgtattacagtacaagtacggtcaaacagccTGTCTATTAAAATGAACCAGAGACAGAATCGCATGCGTCATCACGTTTGCGCATTTTACCGCACGAGGCTCACGCGCTACTTCCCAGTGGAGCGGAGTCAGCCAAGCCCAATGACGTCAGTGGATCTCAGCACCCTACGTAGGCAGGAGGCGGGACCATCGCCTCCTCCCAGGACTGGTAATTGGTCAAAACACAGCCTCGACAGGAAGTGAGAAGAGCTCTCCCCCGTCATTGGTCGCTGAGTTACAGTCAGCCCAAGGACGCAGATGAACGCTGTTTCGCGATGCTTCAGCGATTGAAGCAGCTTTTATCGCCGCATTAAACCGGAGACAAGCTTTAGGAGGCGTGCGCGTTGAGCGCATTCATTAATATTCGGTAAGTAGACGTCTTAATTGTTTTTgtaatgcaaacaaaaatattgACTATCTGAGATGAAGTGTAGTTTACAGTATGTTATTATCTGTTCCCGGGGACGACCTCGAGTGCGTCAGACATGCAGGCAACAAAAGAAGTGTTGCAAAAGGCCAAATAACTGCGTAACAGACAATGCAAATGATGCATTGTAAGTTTTGTTGATGTAAGTTCCAATATTTCCTTTTTAGCCTTGACAGATGTGCATAAATAACAAAGAAACGCAATACGCTGCTTGAAATAAtttgatggaaaaacaaagacatttggATTTCAGGCAGCTGAGAGGAACACGAATGGGGAAAATTTCACAGAGTAATCTTGATCATGTCTGAGTCTGTTGTCAACAAGTGCTGGAACTTGACCCAAGATCATTGTTTGTTTCGTCCTGAAGGAATAAGAGCGTCAGGGCGAAGGTGCACGGCCGACCCACATGCAGTTGTGACTTTCTGTCTATCGGCTCTATTTGTGTCCCACTTAAACTGTTTGTGATAAAGGAGCCATCCGTAGTTTAATATGCTTTCACACAGCTTGTCTATTACTTCCTGAAACGGGATTAAAAGCACCAGGACTTGCAGCTGATTGGCCGAATGTTCGGTCTGGGCTCATCAACCGACCTTTTTATACCTTGCtgttttgtgcatttatttttcgtGGAACCAGTTTATGCCTCATTTTCCTGTCTTTCTCCAGATGGATACTAGCCCTGCTCGCCGTTCTTCTTCGGTGGTGGCAGGCTCTTCCTCACTTTGGCGGCTCtcagagagaagcaggaagaccGGCTCAGGTAACATTTTCAGCAACGTCAATCTGTGGCAGCTCCAGAGACTATTTAAGGCGGCTGGAGACCACGATGCAGAGCAGAGAGCCCAGCTCATTTGGGGCCACAGTGATGAAGCTGAGTTGGCTCAGGCCCTGATTGGACGAAGGACCCAAAGTCAAAGGAGAGGGTTTAAGGACTAACTCAAAGGATGTTCTGGGTTCACACTGGCTGCAAGCCTTTAATCATCTAAGGTAGAAAAACGAAACTTTCCTCCCTTCAAATGCTTTGGTCACCGTTAATCTTCTTGGCTTGTTCGTGTCTTGTATCAATATTGTCTCCTAcgatttattttgttcagaaTTGACGAGAGCCTGCCAAGCAGCCAGGGGAAGGATTGTGTGAATGCGAGTGATTCTGAGGCAGGAGCGCACAGCGATCCAGAGCCACACCACCAAAGCTCCTCGGCAGGGACTCCAAGAAGAGCCACGGGGGCCACAGAGGTGCTGGCTGAGAGCCGGGGCCTCGCCGGAACTTCTGAGAGAAGAGTTCGAGCCAGCTCaggagcgaggagaggagaaaagaacaAGCCAGAAAGATACCTGCACAGAATACTGCActgagaaaatgaaatacaaaaaactGTTTACCAGCGAAGAACAGTCCACGTGGACAAGCGTTCAGAAACTGGAGTTACAGCAGGATTAGTTACCTGATTGGACATCACAATTTTGTACAGTGCgctcgtcgacttacgacctatgcgacttGCGACAGTCTGACCTTACGGCCGAGTGTACggcagtttctgcggtctcgcccacgatgtctaccgagaggaaactGTCTCTTTCTACTCGTTTACGgaatcatgactcagcataatatacttacggtaatttaaaaTGGGCCGACTTGCAaccaaaaccctcggaaccaaatGTCGTAAATCAACAACCCCCCCGTATAATGTTTGTTTCTGCCTCACCAGATTTCCTTGATTCATCGTACCACTAGAGCTCAACATGTGGTGGTTTTAGGTAATTTATCACGAACCTGATTAAAACATCACTATCACCCGTTTTTATTTAACCTGTCATTCGCCTGCTCGATTTAACGGCACcggtaattaaaaaatataaatcagcATTGACCAAAGTGCTGAAGCAAGttcaaacacataaaacaaCTTCCTACTTCACTCCACCATCAATTTCTACCAACATTTGCACGGTTGCAggccctggtgtgtgtgtgtgtgttcaaggcCTCTGTGTGTAAAACAATGTTAGTGTGAAATTTTAGAAAACAATTATTTCCCCACACGGGATTAATAAAGAGAACTTtctaatgtttcttttttttatgatctaCAGTAGTGACCAGTTGAGCTGAGGTGGCTCCAAAATGATTTCGTCTcagattatttcatattaaTCAAGTAAAGCGTTCTAATTTTCTCTCGCCCTGCTTTACGCTTCACGTTcatagacagacaaacgccactGGCATTAGAGCTGAATGCTGCCCCCTAGCGGCCATTTATAGTAATGACGCCAACATGTACACCAGCTGGTTGGCACTAGATGGCACTAAAGAGCCTTAATTTTGCGAAGCAAGCCATCCAAGAGGAAATAATCACTTGTCATCAATGACGATAACTGCAGCAGAAAGCCTATAAAATGCGGACTCGTTTTAGCAAGTAgtttaattaaataatattaatagacCTCGATATGTACTAGATTAAGTTCCCTTTTCTGTTTAGTCTCACAGATTTCATGAATATGGTGATATATAATAAGTTGTACAGTAAAAGAATAATATATTAGACTGGTCTTGCTGTTTGGGTTTTTGTATGTAATAAGACACTTAAACGGTGACTGACGTTCATATTGACGTGATTTATTCCATCCAGTTTCTGATTGCTCATTCAGGTACGCAGGATGCAGCCAGCAGCTGCCCGATTCCCATCAGTTTCACCTTCTCATGGACGAAGGATTCACAGATCATATATGGAAGATTAAATCCTTTCTGTACATCCTTGGCCTCCATAGTGCAGAAAAGGTAGAAGATTGAGGTAATCCTCAGT
This region includes:
- the LOC137917091 gene encoding LOW QUALITY PROTEIN: arginine vasopressin-induced protein 1-like (The sequence of the model RefSeq protein was modified relative to this genomic sequence to represent the inferred CDS: deleted 1 base in 1 codon) — its product is MDTSPARRSSSVVAGSSSLWRLSERSRKTGSGNIFSNVNLWQLQRLFKAAGDHDAEQRAQLIWGHSDEAELAQALIGRRTQSQRRGLRTNSKDVLGSHWLQAFNHLRIDESLPSSQGKDCVNASDSEAGAHSDPEPHHQSSSAGTPRRATGATEVLAESRGLAGTSERRVRASSGARRGEKNKPERYLHRILH